GGCGACTTCCGGGGTGTTGATACGGTTGGTGGTGATCAGTGGAATCTGCACCGCGCCCCGCAACTTGGCGGTGACCTTGCTGAACGCCGCGCGCGGCACTTTGGTGGCAATGGTCGGGATACGTGCTTCGTGCCAGCCGATACCGGTGTTGATGATGGTTGCGCCGGCCTGCTCGATGGCCTTGGCCAACTGCACGACTTCTTCCCAGACGCTGCCGCCCTCGACCAGATCCAGCATCGACAGGCGGAAAATAATGATGAAATTCGGGCCGACCGCTTCGCGCACCCGGCGCACGATTTCCACGGCCAGGCGCATACGGTTTTCAAAGCTGCCACCCCAGCGGTCGGTGCGATGGTTGGTGTGGGCGGCCAGGAACTGATTGATGAAGTAACCTTCGGAACCCATGATTTCCACGCCGTCGTATTCGGCAATCTGGGCCAGCCGCGCGCAGGTGACAAAGTCCTGGATCTGCTTCTCGATGCCCTCCTCGTCCAGCTCTTTGGGCTTGAACGGGTTGATCGGCGCCTGGATCGCACTCGGCGCTACCTGCTTTGGGCTGTAGGCATAACGCCCGGCATGCAGGATCTGCATGCAGATCTTGCCACCGGCATCGTGCACGGCCCGCGTAACGATTCGGTGCTTTTGCGCCTCTTCGTCGGTGGTCAGCTTGGCCGCGCCGGCATACACGCCACCTTCATCATTCGGGCCAATGCCGCCGGTCACCATCAGGCCGACGCCGCCTCGGGCGCGCTCGGCGAAATAGGCCGCCATGCGCTCGAAACCGCCGGGCTTTTCTTCCAGGCCAGTGTGCATCGAGCCCATCAGGGTGCGGTTGCGCAGAGTAGTAAAACCCAGGTCCAACGGGGCCAGCAGGTGCGGGTAGGCAGCAGCGCTCATGGTACAGCTCCACAACGGATCATCACGGGACGTGGAGGGCTCGAATGGCACCCCATCGGTTTATGTCCCACAGACTAAGAGGCGATCACCTACCGCTCAATGACTGAAACTGACAACTTATTGATCCAAATGCACAGCAGCCCTTGGCAATCACGGCCAGGGGCCCTACCCTAGCGGCGAACCCCGCCCCCGGTCTGTTGTCTGTTGCCCCATGCGTAAATTACTTGTGTTCACCGTCACCATGGCCCTGGTTGCCGCCCTCGCCGCGTATCTGGTCTGGACCCAGGAGCGCCCTGTGGCGCATTACCTGTCGGACCTGCGCATCACCCTCGCGGTCAATGAAGGTCAGCCGGCCGAGCGTGGCAACCTGCTGGGTATCCAGCCGGAGCTGTTCCCTGCCGACTATCAGAGCCTGGAGCGCCTGCACCTGAAGCTCTCGGCCTACCTGCAAAAGGCCCGCGAACAGGGCCTGATCAACGACAAGACCGTCGTCGTGCTGCCGGAACATGTCGGCACCTGGCTGATGCTGGCCGGCGAAAAAAATGAGTTGTACCAGGCCACCCACCTCAAGGACGCGATGAACTGGCTGTCGATCAGCAACCCGTTGCAGTTCCTGCGTGCCTGGATCAGCGCGACCGGTGACAACCGCATGGACGATGCCTACCTGCGCATGAAAGCTCCCGGCATGGCGCGCGATTACCAAGTGCTGTTTGGCGGCCTGGCCAAGGAATTCGGCGTGACCCTGGTGGCCGGTTCCATCGCCCTGCCCAACCCCAGTGTGAGCCTGGGGCAACTGCAGGTCGGCCATGGTGCGCTGTACAACGTCAGCGTGGTCTTCGCCGCCGATGGGTTGCCCCTGGGCCAGCCGCAGCGCCAGCTGTATCCGATCTACGACGAACGCGGCTTTATCGAACCCGGCGATGAAAACATTGTCAGCGTGGTCGACACCCCGGCCGGGCGCCTGGGCGTGCTGATCGGCAGCGACAGCTGGTACCCGGACAACTACCGCAAGCTCAACGAACAAGGCGCCCAACTGATTGCCGTGCCGGCCTATGTGACCGGGCGTGACACCTGGGACCGCCCGTGGCGCGGCTTCAAGAGCGTGTCGACCCCGTCCGAAGTCAGTCTGAAGCCCGAAGAAACCAGCGAGGGCGAAGCCTGGCGCCGCCTGACCCTGATCGGCCAGCCACCGATCAGCCAGGCCACGGCGGGTATGAGCGTGTTTTTGCGTGGCCAGTTCTGGGACCTGGGCAGCGCCGGACAAAGCTTTCTCAGCCGCAACGGGCAACTGTTTGCCGACGGCGATGCCCGTGGCGCACGCCTGCTGAATATCTGGCTATAACCGCATGAAGCCGGTACGCCTGGGGGATCTGTCGGTGGGTTTCGTGCACACCCTGGCCGATGCCGTCCACAGCCACGGCCTGGATCCGCAACCCTTGTTGCTGCAATACGGCCTGGACCCGGCACGCCTGGCCGAAGCAGGTGCGCGCTTGTCGATCCCGCGCTATATGCGCCTGGGCCATGCGGCGATTCAACTGACCGGCGATCCAGGCCTGGGCCTGCGCATGGGTCAGCTCAGTCGCCTGAGCCAGGCCGGGCTCGCCGGTGTCACCGCCGCCCAGGCACCGACCGTACGCGAAGCCGCGCGCACGCTGACGCGCTTCGAACCACTGTATGGTTCCAACTACCGTGGGCAATCGAGCTTTCATGAAGACGCCGAAGGCGCCTGGCTCAGGTTTTATTCCATCAGCCCCTACAATGCCTATAACCGCTTCGTGGTGGACTCGATCATCGCCGGCTGGCTGCATCAACTGTCGAGCCTGGCGCAACAGCCGGTGCAGGCCCAACGCATCGAAATCGAATTCCAGGCCCCCGAATACAGCCATCTGTATGCCGTGCTGGGGGACACGCCGGTGCAGTTCGGCGCCGACAGCAATCAACTGCGCCTGACCCAGGCCACCCTGGCCCTGCGCAACCCGCAGCACTGCCCGAGCACGTGGCACCTGTTGTTACAGCTGTGTGAAAGGGAACTGGAGCAACTGACCCGCACCCGCAGCCTGCGCGAGCGCATTACTCGTCTGCTGGGGCCAATGCTCAATGGTGGCCGGGAACCCGACCTGGAAGAAGTGGCGGCACGCTTGAAGCTACCCACCTGGACCCTGCGCCGCAAACTGGCCGACGAAGGCACGCAATTTCGCGCGATTCTCAACGATACTCGCCGCGATCTGGCCATGACCTACATTCGCGACACGGAACTGGCCTTTGGCGAGATCGCTTACTTGCTCGGATTTGCCTCGGCCCAAGCCTTCCAGCGCGCCTTCAGGCGCTGGAACAACCAGACCCCAGGCGAATTTCGCCGCAGTCAGCGGCATTCCGCCTGAAGTCGGGCTTACAGCTCGGTGGCATCGTCGACCGGATCCAACGGGTCGAGCTCGAATGCCTGGTACTCCAACAGTTCTTCCTGGTAATCGTCCATGGTGGACTCCTTTTTGAGTTAAACGCGCCAGCGCAATTAATGACCAGCCCAACCAGCCTAAAGTGCCGTCATGACGAAAAAATGTCGGCGCCGTGACGTTCCTGCACTTGAAAATTAAACGCGTCAGCGGCGGACTGATTTAGTCGGGAGACCGAGGCACTATTGCAATCATTGCAATTGCAATCAAAAGGCAAGTTCCATTAGGGTAGGCAAATCTTTCGCCAGGAGCCACGCCCCCATGCCCGCCTCTAACGAACACGCCGCGCAGCTGTGCATCGATGCACTTGACACCTGCGCAGACTCGCCCAGCTCGCCGCTGTACACGGTCATGAGCATGGCCGGCACGCTGGAATCCAGCCGCCAGGCCTGGGTGATTCGCGGCCAGTCGCGCAGTCGGCGCCCGGGTAACTGGCCTACCTGGTTTGCGCGCAATACCGGGGAGAAACCGCTGCTCTACCTGCACAGCGCCACATCGTCGGCCCAATTGTGCGCATTGTCAGACCAGACGGCTCAGCGCGGTATTTTGTGCAATGACAGCGAAACCCATCCATCTCCTTGGCCAAAGGGTGCGCAACCGTCGCTGCCATTATGGCTGGCGAACCATCCACGCTGTACGCCCTATGACCCTGCCTCGGGCGAAGAGGCACGGGCCGTCGTGCTGGCCGGATTGCGTACGCTGTACGTGGATGGCCAGCCGGGCTTTTATTACCTGGCGCTGCATGATCAGCACAGCACCCTCGCACCGCAGGCGCTGGACCGCGAGGGTGCGATCAAGGGCATGTATCCAGTCCGGCGACCTGCCGGCGTGGCAAACGTGCGCTTGCTGGGTGCCGGTCGAGCCTTGGAAGAGGTCATACAGGCCGCGCAGTTGCTGGAGCAGCAATGGGGTATCACAGCGCACGTATGGAGTTGCCCCAGTTACACCCGACTGGCGCGCGAGGCGGCGGCCGCTGAGCGCTGGAACCGCCTGCATCCATGCGCGCCCAGACGCAGCAGCCATCTGCGCGACTGCCTGGCGGGGAGCCGAACACCGGTGATTGCCGTCACCGGCTACCCACAAGTGGTTGTCGACCAGTTGGCCGCCCATGTGGACACACGCTTCGTGGCGCTGGGCGCGGGCTCGGTGCAGCCAGCCGCGCCGAACCGCTACTGGATTGCAGTGCTGGCCTTAAAAGCCCTGGCCGATGAAGGGCATTTCGATACACAAAGACTGGAAGGTGCCCTGCAGAGGTATGACCTGAAATGACCTGGCCACGGTTCATCACATTGACGTCTTGCGCCGACTACGGGTCTGCACGCCGGCCCCCATCGCCAACCCCGCCGTACGCTCGAGTGCATCGGCAAAGGCCTGGCGATGCTCAGGCTCAATCTGCGACAGGAACAGCTCATCCACGGTGCTTTCGTAGATTTTCCACATTTTTTTGCGCAGCGTACGGCCTGCTTCGGTGATCGAGGCAAACGCCGCGCGGCCGTCACCGTCGGAACGCGAGCGCACCACCAGACCGTCCTTTTCCAGGCGGTCGACCAAACGCGTGAGGTTGTAGCGCTCAATGGCCAGCACATCGGCCAATTCATGCATACGGCGCGTGCCTTCAGGACCGCTTTCCAGGCCCCACAACGCGTCGTACCAGGCATACGGCGGCAGCTGCGCCTCGCTCAACCGGCGCTCGATCTCACGGATGACCGTCCTGTGGGCCCTGACAAAACGGAACCAGACATCAGGCTCTTTCGACGACATGCAACACCATCCGGGGAATTTCAAGAAGGTTGCAATAGTAGCTCATCCCGAGCTAAATTCCGGCATGTAGTTGCAATTGCAACCATATCGCAGCCCGCCCACAAGGCGCTCGCCGCCCGGAATCCGCCTACCCTGGAGTCTCATATGAACCCGAATAACGCAGCATCCCTGGACCATGATCCGCAGGAAACCCGCGAGTGGCTGGATTCCATCGAATCGGTGCTGTCTGCCGAAGGCCGCCCTCGCGCCCATTACCTGATCGACCAGCTGCTGGATTTCGACGTCGCGCGCCACGGCGACTTTTACGGGCGGGTGACCACCCCTTACGTCAACACCATTGCCACCGAACGCGAACTGCCCTACCCCGGTGACCTGGACATTGAACGTCGGACCAATGCGTTTATTCGCTGGAATGCCATGGCGATGGTATTGCGTGCCGGCAAACACTCAGGCGTGGGTGGGCATATCGCGACCTATGCGTCAGCCGCGGTGCTGTACGACGTAGGCTTCGAGCATTTCTTCCGTGGCCGAACCGA
This genomic stretch from Pseudomonas orientalis harbors:
- a CDS encoding carbon-nitrogen hydrolase family protein, encoding MRKLLVFTVTMALVAALAAYLVWTQERPVAHYLSDLRITLAVNEGQPAERGNLLGIQPELFPADYQSLERLHLKLSAYLQKAREQGLINDKTVVVLPEHVGTWLMLAGEKNELYQATHLKDAMNWLSISNPLQFLRAWISATGDNRMDDAYLRMKAPGMARDYQVLFGGLAKEFGVTLVAGSIALPNPSVSLGQLQVGHGALYNVSVVFAADGLPLGQPQRQLYPIYDERGFIEPGDENIVSVVDTPAGRLGVLIGSDSWYPDNYRKLNEQGAQLIAVPAYVTGRDTWDRPWRGFKSVSTPSEVSLKPEETSEGEAWRRLTLIGQPPISQATAGMSVFLRGQFWDLGSAGQSFLSRNGQLFADGDARGARLLNIWL
- a CDS encoding AraC family transcriptional regulator → MKPVRLGDLSVGFVHTLADAVHSHGLDPQPLLLQYGLDPARLAEAGARLSIPRYMRLGHAAIQLTGDPGLGLRMGQLSRLSQAGLAGVTAAQAPTVREAARTLTRFEPLYGSNYRGQSSFHEDAEGAWLRFYSISPYNAYNRFVVDSIIAGWLHQLSSLAQQPVQAQRIEIEFQAPEYSHLYAVLGDTPVQFGADSNQLRLTQATLALRNPQHCPSTWHLLLQLCERELEQLTRTRSLRERITRLLGPMLNGGREPDLEEVAARLKLPTWTLRRKLADEGTQFRAILNDTRRDLAMTYIRDTELAFGEIAYLLGFASAQAFQRAFRRWNNQTPGEFRRSQRHSA
- a CDS encoding transketolase-like TK C-terminal-containing protein, whose product is MPASNEHAAQLCIDALDTCADSPSSPLYTVMSMAGTLESSRQAWVIRGQSRSRRPGNWPTWFARNTGEKPLLYLHSATSSAQLCALSDQTAQRGILCNDSETHPSPWPKGAQPSLPLWLANHPRCTPYDPASGEEARAVVLAGLRTLYVDGQPGFYYLALHDQHSTLAPQALDREGAIKGMYPVRRPAGVANVRLLGAGRALEEVIQAAQLLEQQWGITAHVWSCPSYTRLAREAAAAERWNRLHPCAPRRSSHLRDCLAGSRTPVIAVTGYPQVVVDQLAAHVDTRFVALGAGSVQPAAPNRYWIAVLALKALADEGHFDTQRLEGALQRYDLK
- a CDS encoding MarR family winged helix-turn-helix transcriptional regulator — translated: MSSKEPDVWFRFVRAHRTVIREIERRLSEAQLPPYAWYDALWGLESGPEGTRRMHELADVLAIERYNLTRLVDRLEKDGLVVRSRSDGDGRAAFASITEAGRTLRKKMWKIYESTVDELFLSQIEPEHRQAFADALERTAGLAMGAGVQTRSRRKTSM